The Desulfobacterales bacterium genome includes the window ACCCAGTCCGGATGCATCGGGCGGGCGCCCGGCCCGGTTTCTCCGCCGCAAATGACCCAGTTTATTGTCGCATCCAAATTGGTTTGCGGCCCCCTCCCTGCGCACCAGGCATCACCCGACAGCACGTTCGCAAAAACATCCTGCCCGAGGTGGATATTTTGAAAATCTACAGGCCCCAGCATCGGTTCTACCGAAACAAATCTCACGGCAGCCGGGATATGCAAAAGGACAGGTATCCGCTTATCGGCCTGTTCCTGGTTTTCGGCTGTAACACCGATCAAGACGTTCGGCAAAGGCCACTCTCCGCCATGGTGCGGGGGAATATCCGCGTTGAATCTCCGCCCCTCAACACACAGCATTTGCCAAATTCTCCATTCGTTGTTGTCATATGGGAAAAGGAACCGACCGTCTTCTGCCCTTTTTGCCACCCATTCAAAAAACTTGATTGCCCGATCAGGACGTTTGGTCAGGAGCATAAATGTGTGGCGCGATGCCGAAACCATAACACCAAATATGGCCGCTATATGATTAAACGGCACTTCATCGTGGAAAAGATCACCCATGGAACAAACGAAGATACGGCGCTGCTGCTTCGATTTTAATGGATCGTTCAGCCGGTCGGGATGAAACGTCACCCGAAACGGATCATTAGCTGGATACCCATACCGACCGCCCAATCGCTTTGCCATGCGGGCAGCATAGCAATTCTTGCAGCCCTCGCTGATTGGCGTGCAACCTGTAACTGGATTCCACACCTCATCGCACCATTCTATTTTTGTAGGCATCTCACGCCTCCAGCATGCGCCAGGTTTTGACAGCTTCTCCCGCCCGCTGATAGACCGGTATTTTATTCAATGACCGGTCAAAATAAACATGCAGGCGGTTAATGGCATAAATGAGCTTTTCAATAGCAGCGCACTTCTCCTGGTCTTTAATGTGGGGCAGTATATCCTCCAAAATGCCAAGGGAAGTTGATGTCATGAAGACCACCTCATTCACTTTCCCGTATATTTTTTCAAAGCGGCCGAGACGCTCGGAAATCTTTTTGATTGCCTTGCCGTCAAGCTCGCCAGGCCACGCCCGCATAGCGGCCTGGGTTGAATCCACAATACGCGCCGTCAAGCCAAGCACAGTCTTATTACGGCTTCTTGACCTGTAATCCTCGGCTATTGATTTAACCATAGCCTCACACATGGCGATGGACGTCAGCACGTTTCTAAGCGCTTTGCTCATTATGAGTCACCCTCCTTCATGAATACCAGCCAATGAGTAAGGCCTTTCCGGCCGGTCAGGTGGCCAAACAGCGGCCGCACTGGTGCGAGTTTCAACACTTCTTTAATGCCCACGTGGGTTTCGTTCCATTTAAAGACCAACACACCGTCTTTTTTCAGCACCCGGAAGCACTCATCAAAGCCTTGGCGCAGATCATCGTGCCAGTTCTCGCCGAGCTTTCCGTACTTGGCTGCCATCCAACTTTTACGGCCCGCCCGCTCCAAATGTGGCGGGTCAAAAGCAACTAGGCTGAAAGTGTTATCCGAATAGGGTAGACTACGGAAATCAAGCTGGATATCCGGTTCGATTACAAGCGTCCGTTTGCCATCCGTTTTTCCGTGCGATCTATCGGTGACAGTGATTGTCTCAGAGCGAATGTCACCGAACACGACGGCCGGATTCTGCCTATCGCCCCACATCATTTTGCTTCCACAACATGCGTCCAAAATTTTCATAATATAAATATAACCCGCTAACCAATAACAATAGCTTCAGGAAGTTGCGCTTCGAGCCACGCCTTGATGCCGGCAATCGCGTCCAGCTTCCAGGCTTCGCCGTCGCTCTCAAAAAGGACGCATAGCAAGCCTTTGTCGCCTTTTCGCAGCCGGAAAATAAACTGCGAAGGCGGCTGCTCAATGTCCCGGAACGTCCGGTAGGGCCGGAACGTCATCGGGTTGGTGATTTTCACCTGCGATTTTGTGGTAATACCGGTTTTGATCTGCACCCCCTGGCTGAACCCGTCATCCTTGTTTTCCACCACATGCTCATTGGCAAGGTGACGGAGCAAGCCAAGCAAAGACTCGGTCGCATCGTCGGCAACAAACATGCTTTGCAGCGCTATGATGAAGTTCTCAAGGTCATACCAGACGCCGAACCCGAAAGACTTCGCATGGAGTTCCGCCTCGGCATACAAAAACCGTGTGTTGCAGGCCGCCGGTATTAGATGGCCTTGAAGAAGTACCCGATTAAAATCATGCACATGCAGAAACGTATCCTCCAGACAGGTTATGTCTGCGTTTTTAAAAACGTAATCCGCAAGCCCCCGCAACGTTCTGAATTTCAGTGTTCCCGGCCCGCTGTGCTCCGGCGCCTGCACCAGGGTCATGGCCCCTTTGGTGTAGATGCGACCGCCGATTTCCGTTTTTTGAATAGCCCCCAGGCTCAATATTTTATCCACAAATGCTGCCAACATGAGTCCTCCTTAATTTTGTTTCGATAGTTCGGTCACGTTTAAAAGCGGCAGTGGCCGCTGCATCGATCGGCGCTCCATGGCATACGCCCGGCCCCGTGAGTCAATCCGGAGGTCCGCCGTAAACTTGATGCCTTCTTGCCCCTGGAGCTTCGGGACGCATTGCACATTCATGACCACCAGGGTTCTGTCGTCAATAGGTGCAAACGTTACCTTCAGATCAATTTCACGAGGTTTCAGCGTGGTGTTGATATCGTTGATGTTTTCCAGCACCCGCTCCATGGCGCGATCGAACATTTCCACGGCGCCGCCGTCGATAATGTTGATCAGGGACAGCTTTTCTGCTTCTTCAGGCATTGATCGTTTCCTCCTTTACAACACAGTTGGTTAAATTGGCCGGGCGTCTCAGCGTAGCCAGGCAATACGGGCAAAACAGCGTATCCTCCATGCTGGCCCACCGGCGGTCAAACATTACCGCCCCGGAGCATTCCGGGCACCGGTACGGGCCCACCAGCTCGCATGCGCTCTTTGGAATCGGAATATAGGTCGGCGC containing:
- a CDS encoding phage Gp37/Gp68 family protein; translation: MPTKIEWCDEVWNPVTGCTPISEGCKNCYAARMAKRLGGRYGYPANDPFRVTFHPDRLNDPLKSKQQRRIFVCSMGDLFHDEVPFNHIAAIFGVMVSASRHTFMLLTKRPDRAIKFFEWVAKRAEDGRFLFPYDNNEWRIWQMLCVEGRRFNADIPPHHGGEWPLPNVLIGVTAENQEQADKRIPVLLHIPAAVRFVSVEPMLGPVDFQNIHLGQDVFANVLSGDAWCAGRGPQTNLDATINWVICGGETGPGARPMHPDWVRSLRDQCFGDGVPFFFKCWGDWGHGSHFKKTSHVVFQDGQNTECTRDKLHRIRLIHGDGYVGKGSTMARVGKKAAGRMLDGQTWDQIPAGP
- a CDS encoding class I SAM-dependent methyltransferase; amino-acid sequence: MMWGDRQNPAVVFGDIRSETITVTDRSHGKTDGKRTLVIEPDIQLDFRSLPYSDNTFSLVAFDPPHLERAGRKSWMAAKYGKLGENWHDDLRQGFDECFRVLKKDGVLVFKWNETHVGIKEVLKLAPVRPLFGHLTGRKGLTHWLVFMKEGDS